The window CGCGAACTTGCCATCCACTTGTTCCAGCAAGGCAAGCTGTCTTTCGGCAAGGCCCGGGAGATGGCGGATATGACCGTCTGGGACTTCCAACAATTGCTGGGAGGCAGAGGCGTTCCCATCCATTATGACCTCGAAGACTACGAAGAAGACCTGGCAACCCTTAAGGAACTCGGCCGGCTATGAAAGTCGTAAGTAATGCCTCCGCGCTGATCAACCTGGCCCGTATTGGCAAACTCAACCTGCTGCATGAGCTGTATGGCGAGCTTGTCATTCCCGAAGCGGTGTGGCAAGAGGTGGTCATCAAGGGGGCCGGGCAACCTGGGTCGGGTGAAGTTAAGGTGGCCGCCTGGATCAAGAAGCACGCCACCACCAACAGCCAGCTTGTGCATGCCTTACAGCAGGAGCTGGATGCGGGAGAAGCTGAAGCCATTGCCCTGTCCTCGGAGATAAAAGCTGAACTTCTTCTAATGGACGAACGCCTCGGACGAGAAACTGCTCATCATCTCGGGTTGCGCTGCCTTGGGCTGATCGGCGT is drawn from Deltaproteobacteria bacterium and contains these coding sequences:
- a CDS encoding DUF3368 domain-containing protein, yielding MKVVSNASALINLARIGKLNLLHELYGELVIPEAVWQEVVIKGAGQPGSGEVKVAAWIKKHATTNSQLVHALQQELDAGEAEAIALSSEIKAELLLMDERLGRETAHHLGLRCLGLIGVLIEARRKGLISAVKPYLDALRDMAGFRIKDELYLRVLQDEREV
- a CDS encoding UPF0175 family protein — its product is MTATISIEIPREIIHATRMTPQELKRELAIHLFQQGKLSFGKAREMADMTVWDFQQLLGGRGVPIHYDLEDYEEDLATLKELGRL